In Amaranthus tricolor cultivar Red isolate AtriRed21 chromosome 3, ASM2621246v1, whole genome shotgun sequence, a single window of DNA contains:
- the LOC130808149 gene encoding protein LHCP TRANSLOCATION DEFECT, protein MASISCSIQLTINSRSSSSSHPTSIHPMLNLPNGFLGIPRNSCGPIKKYSSTTKLGPSNGGRAKCWFRFNAESAGVYGSQSRDDFDRDDVEQYFNYMGMLAVEGSYDKMEALLNQDIHPVDILLLMAASEGDKPKIEELLRAGAQYDVKDADGRTALDRANDEIRDFIINFKPQKA, encoded by the exons ATGGCTTCCATCTCATGCTCTATCCAACTAACAATAAATTCAAGatcatcttcatcctctcaTCCAACCTCTATTCACCCTATGTTGAATTTGCCAAATGGGTTTCTGGGCATCCCCAGAAACTCATGTGGGCCCATTAAAAAATACAGCAGCACCACCAAACTGGGACCCAGCAATGGTGGAAGAGCCAAGTGCTGGTTTAGGTTTAATGCTGAAAGTGCTGGTGTTTATGGTAGCCAATCCCGTGATGACTTTGATAGAGATGATGTTGAACAG TATTTCAATTACATGGGAATGCTTGCAGTAGAGGGTTCATATGACAAGATGGAAGCACTCTTAAACCAGGACATCCACCCAGTAGATATCCTACTATTGATGGCTGCCTCAGAAGGTGACAAACCTAAGATTGAAGAGCTATTAAGAGCCGGAGCGCAATATGATGTAAAGGATGCCGATGGAAGAACCGCCCTCGATAGAGCTAATGATGAGATACGAGATTTTATCATCAATTTCAAACCACAAAAGGCTTAA